The region CGGCAGAGCGCTGGAAAGCCAGGATCGCCGAGCATGATGACAAAAACGCCGCCCGCCACGCCTTGGTCGATCCGTACCTGTCGGCCGCCAGCCGCGACAATCCCGGCGACAGCTGCCCGGTGGTCGCCTTTGCCGGGGACATGTGCCACGAAGCGGCCGATAGCGGCTTGCGCCAGACCTTCATGGAAGGCCTCAACAAACTGCTGGAGTCTTATGGTTCGCTGCTCAACTCTGGCGATGCGGAACGTGATCGACGACAGGCGTTGGTCGAGTATTCACTGATGGTAGGCGCTCTGACTCTGGCCCGAGCGACCCGTGGGGAGCCCTTGTCCGATGAAATCCTCGAGGCGGCGCGCACGTTTTTGACCGCCGACGATGCCGTTGACAAGCCAGAAGCGCCCACCGCATGATCGGCCTCATGAACCTTTCTGCGCTGAACCTCACCCGTACCACCACGACCGCTTCCGGCGGGTCGTGGGGTGGCTGGCTGAGATAATCCCAGCGCAGTAAACCCAAGGCCCCGCCAGCAATGGACGGGGCCTTGTTGTTTCTCCCGTCCGTTCGGCACTTCACGGAGAAACACCTATGTCATCGGCACTTTTGATCATTGATATGCAGGTCGGGCTGTTCAACGGCCCGGACAAGCCCCACGACGGCGAGCGCTTACTGGCCAACATCCAGCAGCTCATTCGCCAGGCCAGGGCGCGCAAGGTGCCGATCTATGCCGTGCGCCACACCGGCCCTCAAGGTTCACCGATCGAGGCTGGCAGTCCTTTTGGCAGTTGCTGCCCGATCTGGAGCTGAATGCCAGCACTGATATCTTGTTCGACAAGGGCAAACCCAATGCCTTTTTCGCCACATCGCTTGCGCAGCAGTTGCGGGCTGGCGGAATCGACGAGCTGTTCATCGTCGGCATGAAAACCCAGTACTGCATCGACAGCACCTGCCGAGCGGCAGCTGATCTGGGGTTCAATCCGGTGCTGGTGGCCGATGCCCATACTTGCATGGACACGCCTGCGCTGCCGGCCCGGGCAATCATCGAGCACCATAACGCGACCTTGAAGGGTGCGTTCGCCAAGGTCGTTGACACGGCGGAAGTTGAATTTTGATTGATTGAAAAGATCGCAGGCTTCGCCAGCTCCTACACTGATCGCATTCGTCGACACGTTGTCGACAACCGCAATCGTGCAGGAACTGCCGAAGGCTGCGATCTTTTGATCCTTTTCGGCGATCCCTGGTGATTGCCAAACCGCTCTGGAATCAGCAATCTGCACCCATATTCGAGCCCCCGACATTCCGATGCCCACAGGAGCCCAGCATGACCGCAACCGTTCTGGTATTGGTTGAAACCATCAATGACTACCTGCCGATTCTCGAGCATCAGGGCTTTCACCTGATCCTGGCGCCGACGCCTGCCGAGCGCGCCCAAGCCATCACCACTCACGGCGCCCGTATCGATGCCGTGCTGACGCGTGGCCCGTTGGGTCTGTACGCCGAAGAAATCGCCGCCCTGCCCGCCCTGAAAATCATCTGCGTGATCGGCGCCGGTTACGAACACGTCGACCTGCAAGCCGCCAG is a window of Pseudomonas sp. 10S4 DNA encoding:
- a CDS encoding TetR/AcrR family transcriptional regulator, with translation MPRVSRKQADLNREIIVEAATRLFREHGLHGISVVDVMGAAGLTHGGFYGHFESKEALAREAGGRAFEQSAERWKARIAEHDDKNAARHALVDPYLSAASRDNPGDSCPVVAFAGDMCHEAADSGLRQTFMEGLNKLLESYGSLLNSGDAERDRRQALVEYSLMVGALTLARATRGEPLSDEILEAARTFLTADDAVDKPEAPTA